One region of Malania oleifera isolate guangnan ecotype guangnan chromosome 6, ASM2987363v1, whole genome shotgun sequence genomic DNA includes:
- the LOC131157712 gene encoding nod factor hydrolase protein 1-like: MEGLNRHFLPLLLLTLSVAASAMAAPPAVKGAYWPSWASDPPSTIDTSLFTHVYYASIKPDAASFELSVSSETAAALSNFSSALRRKNPPVKTLVSISGGRSDPAVFATIASTATNRRRFIQSTIVVARKVEIDGLDLDWESPRNPKEMEDLGLLLNDWRLGLEKEAQETARPRLLLTAAVYFAADFFLSDVYRKFPVASLGKNLDMINVMCYDYHGSWDNSSTGAHAALFDPNSNISTSYGLKSWIQAGAPREKLVMGLPLYGRTWELQNPKLNGIGAPAVGLGPGEDGVLIFSQIEAFNLKNNATIVYDAETVSTYSYSGTSWVGYDDTRSTTVKVTYAKGLQLQGYYFWALSYDSEWKISTAASKAWHL, encoded by the exons ATGGAAGGCCTAAACCGACACTTCCTCCCGCTCCTTCTCTTGACTCTCTCCGTCGCTGCTTCCGCCATGGCCGCCCCTCCCGCAGTCAAAGGCGCCTACTGGCCATCGTGGGCTTCTGATCCGCCGTCCACCATCGACACCTCCCTCTTCACTCACGTTTACTACGCTTCTATCAAACCCGACGCCGCTTCGTTCGAGCTCAGCGTGTCCAGCGAAACTGCCGCAGCTCTGTCAAACTTCTCCTCAGCCCTTCGCCGGAAAAACCCGCCAGTGAAAACCCTCGTCTCCATCAGCGGCGGAAGGAGCGACCCGGCGGTCTTCGCCACCATAGCTTCAACCGCAACGAACCGACGTCGTTTCATCCAGTCAACCATAGTCGTTGCGCGAAAAGTTGAAATTGATGGGCTGGACCTGGACTGGGAGTCCCCAAGAAACCCGAAAGAGATGGAGGACTTGGGGCTCTTGCTAAATGACTGGAGACTTGGGCTCGAGAAGGAGGCCCAAGAGACGGCCCGACCCCGTCTCCTCCTCACCGCCGCCGTGTACTTCGCCGCCGACTTCTTTCTCTCCGATGTGTACCGAAAGTTTCCCGTAGCCTCGCTCGGCAAAAACCTAGACATGATCAACGTGATGTGCTACGACTATCATGGGTCGTGGGACAACTCCTCCACTGGGGCCCATGCCGCATTGTTCGACCCGAATAGCAACATAAGCACAAGCTATGGGCTCAAGTCGTGGATCCAAGCCGGTGCACCTCGAGAGAAGTTGGTCATGGGCCTACCGCTCTACGGGCGAACTTGGGAGCTCCAGAACCCGAAACTAAACGGGATCGGAGCTCCTGCCGTGGGCTTAGGACCAGGGGAGGACGGGGTgctaattttctctcaaatagaAGCTTTCAATTTGAAGAACAATGCCACCATAGTATATGACGCCGAGACTGTGTCCACATATTCGTATTCGGGAACCTCGTGGGTCGGATATGACGACACCCGATCCACCACGGTTAAGGTAACGTATGCGAAGGGCCTCCAACTTCAAGGGTATTACTTTTGGGCGCTCAGTTACGACAGTGAGTGGAAGATCTCAACAGCAg CTTCCAAGGCATGGCATCTttga